A window of the Candidatus Lokiarchaeota archaeon genome harbors these coding sequences:
- a CDS encoding TldD/PmbA family protein produces the protein MFEHLDGIVEKGTSMGASYVEARGENSFVEYIQMDDGRVNALSRRIEQGVALRVLVDGAWSFVSTGQLDRLDEYIDDAVSMAKAAARSRREPIELAEVDTFEDTIEADIERDPQNVPIEEKIEYLKNLTAAAKDYDERISAVTGKLRSISGETFLVTSEGSRIKKPKLLVWVYPWISGKEGTQLTAARYEEASTHEGWEFMENTATPELIAEEAAKRVVLQLDGVKSKAGSFPCVLGPRVIGVLAHEALGHLAEADLTVKSAFAGKVGEVVAAEGVNMIDDGTDENNLGTEAYDEEGVPPSKVEIIKDSVLNELMTNREYAAKTGQRVTGNARAESYLYPPIIRMRNTYFEKGNYAPEEIFEGIDFGYYCADFRGGQAQMNASFQVGVQEAYEIVDGELGNPIKDLSISGIATDALFKIEGVANEDFPYELGRCGKGQTAYVASGGPKIRFSKGGITFGGQE, from the coding sequence TTGTTTGAGCACCTTGATGGTATTGTAGAAAAAGGAACCAGCATGGGCGCTTCGTACGTTGAAGCGCGTGGTGAAAACAGCTTCGTAGAATACATTCAGATGGATGATGGCAGAGTCAATGCTCTCAGCCGTCGTATTGAACAGGGCGTCGCTCTGAGAGTGCTTGTTGATGGTGCGTGGAGTTTTGTTTCAACGGGACAACTTGATAGACTTGATGAGTATATAGATGATGCAGTTTCTATGGCAAAAGCAGCAGCAAGGAGTCGCAGAGAACCTATAGAACTTGCCGAAGTAGATACATTCGAAGATACAATTGAAGCGGATATTGAAAGAGATCCTCAGAACGTTCCGATTGAAGAGAAGATCGAGTATCTGAAGAATTTAACAGCTGCTGCCAAGGACTATGACGAACGAATCAGTGCGGTGACCGGGAAGCTGAGAAGTATTTCTGGCGAAACATTCCTTGTTACATCTGAAGGGTCGCGTATCAAGAAACCCAAGCTTCTGGTTTGGGTATATCCGTGGATAAGCGGAAAAGAAGGAACGCAACTGACAGCTGCCAGATATGAAGAGGCATCAACCCATGAGGGCTGGGAATTCATGGAGAACACCGCCACACCCGAACTAATCGCAGAAGAGGCCGCCAAGCGGGTCGTGCTACAGCTAGATGGAGTGAAAAGCAAGGCAGGTTCATTTCCCTGCGTGTTGGGCCCGCGAGTAATTGGCGTGCTTGCCCATGAAGCCCTCGGCCACCTGGCAGAAGCAGATCTCACAGTGAAAAGCGCCTTTGCAGGCAAAGTTGGAGAAGTCGTTGCTGCGGAGGGAGTAAATATGATCGATGACGGCACGGATGAAAACAATCTGGGCACAGAAGCCTATGATGAAGAAGGAGTTCCTCCAAGCAAAGTGGAGATAATCAAAGATTCCGTACTAAACGAGCTCATGACGAACCGGGAATACGCTGCCAAGACCGGACAACGAGTTACCGGAAATGCACGTGCAGAAAGCTACTTGTATCCACCAATAATCCGTATGAGAAATACATACTTCGAGAAAGGAAATTATGCACCAGAGGAAATTTTTGAGGGGATTGATTTTGGGTATTATTGTGCCGACTTCCGAGGGGGGCAAGCCCAGATGAATGCTAGCTTTCAAGTGGGTGTTCAAGAGGCCTATGAGATTGTCGATGGGGAACTCGGGAACCCAATCAAGGATCTATCGATTTCGGGAATCGCTACTGATGCACTTTTCAAAATTGAAGGTGTAGCGAATGAGGACTTCCCCTACGAGTTGGGCAGATGTGGTAAAGGCCAGACAGCCTATGTGGCCTCAGGGGGACCAAAGATTCGATTTTCTAAAGGCGGAATAACCTTTGGAGGCCAGGAGTAG
- a CDS encoding methyltransferase domain-containing protein, with product MVSSGKFDDIALAYDHSINWEERLRREIPFIIDTIGNIDGKRILDLACGTGRHIIELERQGAEALGIDSSSNMIEKAREIANRHHSDAEFMVADMRDMKESISDDFDLVLCLGNSLALLPNLATLQQVVSDVHDVLVSEGMFLYQILNFESMDQTGFRFITPKGTKSASGDDLVFFRFFDHIEDSSFSTLVLSVFHKEDEEWQMNLNTTQVLQLNHNIVHEIMNEAGFHDMKLYSTYDGSPFDRTRDRNLIVTVEK from the coding sequence ATGGTGTCTAGCGGGAAATTTGATGACATTGCACTTGCATATGATCATAGTATTAACTGGGAGGAAAGACTCCGTAGGGAGATTCCTTTCATAATCGACACAATCGGAAATATCGATGGCAAGCGAATACTAGATCTTGCGTGCGGAACCGGTCGACACATTATTGAACTTGAAAGACAAGGGGCTGAAGCACTCGGGATTGACAGCAGTTCCAACATGATAGAAAAGGCAAGAGAAATTGCGAATCGACATCATAGCGACGCGGAGTTCATGGTTGCAGATATGAGAGATATGAAGGAGTCAATTTCAGATGACTTCGATCTTGTTTTATGTCTGGGCAATTCTCTTGCACTGCTTCCAAATCTTGCAACCCTCCAACAAGTGGTGTCAGACGTTCATGATGTACTAGTATCTGAAGGAATGTTCCTGTATCAAATACTCAACTTTGAGAGTATGGACCAAACGGGATTTCGCTTCATAACCCCAAAGGGAACTAAATCTGCCAGTGGTGATGATTTAGTTTTCTTCCGTTTCTTTGATCATATTGAGGATTCTAGCTTTTCAACATTAGTTCTAAGCGTTTTTCACAAAGAAGATGAAGAATGGCAGATGAATCTAAATACAACTCAAGTACTACAATTGAACCACAATATTGTTCATGAAATCATGAATGAGGCTGGATTTCATGATATGAAGCTCTACTCCACCTATGATGGTAGTCCCTTTGACAGAACACGTGACCGAAATCTCATTGTTACAGTCGAAAAGTAA
- a CDS encoding GHKL domain-containing protein: protein MKEREHLFNRPSRIEELQDRMTRHTLRIIALGSSVVMILSVISVPSGWVSGWNDVTLLLLSSFSLFVFVLVMERLLHKTESRTITGLLILAILLIIIFTETPYHVSHGRSLLIFAVPITMSAFLVRPWTAVLVASVSSVIISIMSQIAGHILPNIPAIATFHILAILVWKLSSYLENAIGSLAQSQERLQIQRNQAMLYLDILGHDITNDLQAVLLALEFAEKETADRETLAVLESAINTLQESSSLIRDAKKLDSVDHGELKPIEVTNILSSSLDAFGTEFPEATMESEICVSKAFVNADRNIAELFHILLENAVEHNPRSEKKVWVRMEESLGGYSVSIADNGVGIEDKRKEILFDLSRRYGGLGLHLAKLILDKYDGQITVENRIEEQRKKGARFKVWLPKIDTNENPISKSE, encoded by the coding sequence ATGAAGGAGAGAGAACACCTATTCAATCGCCCTTCACGAATTGAAGAGCTCCAAGACCGTATGACTAGACACACGCTACGGATAATAGCTCTTGGCTCTTCTGTTGTGATGATTCTTTCCGTAATTTCTGTTCCAAGCGGATGGGTTTCCGGCTGGAACGATGTTACACTCTTGCTTCTGTCTTCTTTTTCACTTTTCGTTTTCGTGTTGGTTATGGAACGATTACTCCACAAAACAGAATCAAGAACAATCACTGGTCTTTTGATACTAGCTATTCTTCTGATAATTATCTTTACCGAAACTCCGTATCATGTCTCTCATGGGCGATCTCTGCTAATCTTCGCAGTTCCAATTACCATGTCGGCTTTCCTTGTTCGCCCTTGGACTGCAGTTTTGGTTGCTTCAGTAAGCTCTGTTATCATCTCAATAATGTCCCAGATAGCTGGTCACATCCTACCCAACATACCTGCTATCGCAACATTCCATATTCTGGCTATTCTTGTATGGAAGCTGTCATCCTATCTTGAGAACGCCATTGGTAGCTTGGCACAATCACAGGAGCGTCTCCAAATTCAAAGAAACCAAGCTATGCTGTATCTTGATATTCTTGGACACGATATTACGAACGATCTTCAAGCTGTTCTTTTGGCACTCGAATTCGCTGAAAAAGAGACTGCGGATCGAGAGACTCTTGCTGTACTTGAAAGCGCGATTAATACCTTACAGGAAAGTAGCAGCCTTATTCGGGATGCCAAGAAACTAGATTCAGTTGATCATGGGGAATTGAAGCCAATCGAGGTTACCAACATCCTAAGTAGTTCTTTGGATGCTTTTGGGACTGAATTCCCTGAAGCTACTATGGAATCGGAAATTTGTGTATCGAAGGCTTTTGTAAATGCAGATAGAAATATCGCCGAGCTCTTTCATATTCTTCTGGAGAATGCAGTAGAACATAATCCACGTAGTGAGAAAAAAGTCTGGGTGCGAATGGAAGAATCACTTGGGGGCTATTCAGTATCCATTGCAGATAATGGAGTGGGAATCGAGGATAAACGAAAAGAGATTCTCTTTGATTTATCTCGTAGGTATGGCGGACTTGGTTTACATCTTGCCAAGCTGATTTTGGACAAGTATGATGGACAGATAACAGTCGAGAATCGTATTGAAGAACAGCGTAAGAAAGGTGCCCGATTCAAAGTTTGGTTGCCCAAAATAGATACAAACGAAAACCCAATATCGAAAAGTGAATAG
- a CDS encoding arsenical-resistance protein produces MQPLDTTSMVYGNLNILIYRNYSMYLDVNNEGRKMELELPATEKELSLFEKYLPIWIAICMVGGIVMSQALPGISAVIDSWQVGGVSIPIGICLFLMMYPAMLNFQVSELKKLGRNPQPILLTLISNWIVAPLVGYGLATLLLPGQEQLIVAVILLTSSPCTAMVLVWGYLANGNQEQNVITTSINTFTLILLYAPLVAIFTGLSNIPIDRWLLLVSAFVFIGLPLLLGVVSRRVLVDWKGKEWFESTYRPAVGNLALVALLTTLIVLFSLNGSIMLDRPDLLVLVSVPLIAGFAIVVGYNLLVTRIVGLAYQEGVISVIIGSSSHFEIAIATAVSIYGVGSIAALGTTMGLFWEVPIMLGLVYLAKHLKSKDYWKQPSETTKREAVQYTE; encoded by the coding sequence TTGCAACCACTGGACACCACATCAATGGTATATGGCAATCTTAATATATTGATTTATCGCAATTATTCGATGTATTTAGATGTAAATAATGAGGGTAGAAAGATGGAATTAGAATTACCTGCAACCGAAAAGGAACTATCATTATTCGAGAAGTATTTGCCAATTTGGATTGCAATCTGTATGGTCGGCGGGATAGTCATGTCCCAAGCACTCCCGGGGATAAGTGCTGTTATTGATTCATGGCAAGTCGGAGGAGTTTCAATCCCGATAGGCATTTGTTTGTTCCTCATGATGTATCCAGCAATGCTCAACTTCCAAGTCTCAGAACTGAAGAAACTGGGAAGGAATCCGCAACCGATACTATTGACGCTCATTTCGAACTGGATTGTAGCGCCCTTGGTGGGATACGGACTGGCAACATTGTTGCTTCCGGGACAGGAGCAATTAATCGTTGCAGTTATTTTGTTAACATCTAGTCCCTGTACAGCAATGGTTCTGGTATGGGGATATCTTGCAAATGGGAATCAAGAACAAAATGTAATCACAACCAGCATCAATACGTTTACACTCATTCTTCTTTATGCACCTCTAGTTGCCATTTTCACCGGACTCTCCAATATCCCAATAGACCGATGGCTGCTGCTGGTCTCTGCGTTTGTATTTATTGGGCTGCCTCTATTGCTTGGAGTTGTGAGCAGGAGAGTTCTAGTTGATTGGAAGGGGAAAGAATGGTTTGAAAGTACATACCGACCAGCTGTAGGAAACTTAGCCCTAGTTGCCCTCTTGACAACTCTCATAGTATTGTTTTCGCTCAACGGAAGCATAATGCTGGATCGCCCAGACCTTCTAGTCTTAGTATCTGTTCCACTTATAGCCGGTTTCGCTATCGTTGTAGGATACAACCTTTTGGTAACGAGGATCGTGGGCCTTGCATATCAGGAGGGGGTTATTAGTGTCATCATCGGATCTTCAAGCCATTTCGAAATAGCGATTGCGACCGCTGTTTCAATCTATGGCGTTGGTTCTATCGCTGCACTAGGAACTACGATGGGATTGTTCTGGGAAGTGCCCATTATGCTTGGGCTGGTGTATCTGGCCAAGCACTTGAAAAGCAAAGACTACTGGAAACAACCTTCAGAAACAACAAAAAGGGAAGCTGTCCAGTATACAGAATAG
- a CDS encoding metalloregulator ArsR/SmtB family transcription factor: MSSIQNRVLTLVSDDKLLDWRVEFHKALSNPIRLRIVEDLLEGEECQCEIFPRIGLSQSTVSSYLSQLVDAGILESRRDGKRKLYSISNEEIAGLLQKIKETVESVRQ; encoded by the coding sequence CTGTCCAGTATACAGAATAGAGTGCTAACATTGGTATCCGATGACAAGCTCCTAGATTGGCGGGTGGAATTCCACAAAGCCTTGAGTAACCCAATTAGACTTCGAATTGTTGAGGATTTATTGGAAGGTGAAGAATGTCAGTGTGAAATATTTCCTCGGATAGGACTATCTCAGTCAACGGTATCCTCTTATCTCTCTCAATTAGTTGATGCAGGAATACTCGAATCAAGACGTGATGGCAAGAGGAAGCTATATTCTATTTCGAATGAGGAAATCGCAGGTCTTTTACAAAAAATCAAAGAGACTGTGGAGTCCGTGCGGCAGTGA
- a CDS encoding biotin--[acetyl-CoA-carboxylase] ligase: MFEPESFADNLETRYFKPRIRYFKKLDSTNETAKKEALAGQHHGLLVIADEQLAGRGRMNRIWISPPGGLYFSVFLESPLEGIPSPILGMLVACAVTESIRHVVGVDSSIKWPNDIIIDENKVGGILCEAISKGGKIEGVVVGVGINLNHPMSGLSTEFRYPAASLIEVTGNEISRKELLREILLAIDKRIGVVKENGSYDDTIEEWKWLNKILGYHVVVDTGADTIEGTAVDIRDDGALVIETKSGIQKAVTIGDVTRVSL; the protein is encoded by the coding sequence ATGTTCGAGCCCGAATCCTTCGCAGATAATCTGGAAACTAGATATTTCAAACCTAGGATTCGCTATTTCAAGAAATTGGACTCCACAAACGAGACGGCAAAGAAGGAAGCCCTCGCTGGTCAGCACCATGGTCTGTTAGTAATTGCCGATGAGCAGCTTGCTGGAAGAGGGAGGATGAACAGAATTTGGATTTCCCCCCCTGGTGGACTCTATTTTTCGGTTTTTCTTGAAAGTCCACTGGAAGGAATACCTTCACCCATTCTGGGGATGCTTGTGGCTTGTGCTGTGACGGAGTCTATTCGACATGTTGTGGGAGTTGATTCCAGCATAAAATGGCCTAATGATATCATCATTGATGAAAACAAGGTTGGTGGAATCCTCTGCGAGGCCATATCTAAAGGTGGCAAAATTGAAGGAGTTGTGGTTGGTGTTGGCATAAATCTTAACCATCCCATGAGTGGCTTGTCAACTGAGTTTAGGTATCCTGCTGCAAGTCTCATCGAAGTCACTGGAAATGAAATCTCTCGTAAAGAATTACTGAGGGAAATCCTTCTGGCAATTGACAAACGAATCGGAGTTGTGAAAGAAAACGGATCTTACGATGATACCATTGAGGAATGGAAATGGCTGAACAAGATTCTTGGCTATCATGTGGTAGTTGATACTGGAGCTGATACGATTGAAGGGACAGCCGTGGATATCCGGGATGATGGTGCATTAGTAATTGAAACCAAATCTGGAATTCAGAAGGCCGTCACTATTGGAGATGTTACAAGAGTTAGTCTCTAG
- a CDS encoding PAS domain S-box protein translates to MMDTEQLYSNILEGSTSLIHSIKPNGSFEFVNRAWKNTLGYTEEETDEMTIDRIIFPEMIHKHKEMLDSVFNGNRVTDFNSIFVSKDGERVFVEGNILPRVEESQVVAAQCYYRDITKEKETRIRLKEERKQSEFLLDLMLHDITNINQEIITTFEITLHHPDLPSDLKEIVEEGLEEVDRASNLISNVRKISIIEERSHSTESKDLGKAILDAAAEVDSTFPDKKMKLNTNVNENEYFIMADEFLDDVFFALLHNSMKFDEKKEVEIDIELEEISHTPFLRIDIKDRGPGIPDKDKEQVFAKVSGKREGILGLGLGLTLVKKVLENYGGQIRVEDRVQGEYTKGVNYVILLRREYDSDSDRGGR, encoded by the coding sequence ATGATGGATACTGAGCAGTTGTATAGCAATATCCTTGAAGGTTCAACTAGCCTGATTCACAGCATAAAACCAAATGGGTCCTTTGAATTCGTGAATCGGGCATGGAAGAATACTTTGGGATATACAGAGGAAGAAACAGATGAAATGACTATTGACAGGATAATCTTCCCTGAAATGATACATAAGCATAAAGAAATGTTAGATTCGGTTTTTAATGGCAACAGAGTCACGGATTTCAATTCTATCTTCGTATCAAAGGATGGCGAACGGGTTTTTGTGGAAGGGAATATACTCCCGAGAGTTGAAGAGTCACAGGTGGTAGCTGCGCAATGCTACTATAGAGATATAACCAAGGAAAAAGAAACGCGAATAAGATTAAAGGAAGAGAGGAAACAATCAGAATTCCTACTAGATTTGATGCTACATGATATCACCAATATCAACCAAGAAATCATTACAACTTTCGAAATAACCTTACATCATCCAGATCTACCAAGTGACCTCAAGGAAATCGTTGAGGAGGGGCTTGAAGAAGTGGATAGAGCGTCAAACCTCATATCAAATGTCCGAAAAATCTCAATCATTGAAGAAAGAAGCCATTCTACAGAGAGCAAGGATCTGGGAAAAGCAATTCTTGATGCTGCTGCTGAAGTAGATTCTACTTTTCCCGACAAGAAGATGAAGTTGAATACAAACGTCAATGAAAATGAATACTTCATCATGGCGGATGAATTCCTAGATGATGTGTTCTTTGCTCTCCTGCATAATTCAATGAAATTCGATGAGAAAAAAGAAGTCGAAATAGATATTGAACTGGAGGAAATATCTCACACCCCGTTCTTGCGTATCGATATTAAAGATCGGGGACCTGGTATCCCAGACAAAGACAAGGAGCAAGTCTTTGCGAAAGTGAGCGGGAAAAGAGAAGGAATTCTAGGGTTGGGGCTGGGACTGACTCTTGTGAAAAAGGTTCTAGAGAATTACGGAGGACAAATTCGAGTGGAGGACAGAGTGCAGGGCGAGTACACAAAGGGAGTGAATTATGTGATTCTACTCCGTCGCGAATACGATAGTGATTCAGATAGAGGGGGCCGTTAA
- a CDS encoding response regulator, giving the protein MVSVLIVDDDKFIHKVLERIIELGGHDVVGHASNGAEAVEQFVALEEKPDIILMDERMPVMKGAAATAEILALDSNTKVLFVSADESVKPKAMEAGAVGFLTKPIRSAHLFEAIEKHTSC; this is encoded by the coding sequence ATGGTAAGCGTATTGATTGTCGATGATGACAAGTTCATCCATAAAGTGCTTGAGCGAATAATAGAACTTGGAGGACACGACGTAGTTGGTCATGCCAGCAATGGGGCAGAAGCAGTTGAGCAATTTGTTGCATTAGAAGAAAAACCAGATATTATCCTGATGGATGAACGCATGCCAGTGATGAAAGGTGCAGCTGCAACAGCAGAAATCCTTGCATTGGATAGCAACACCAAAGTGCTATTTGTAAGCGCCGACGAATCTGTTAAACCCAAAGCAATGGAAGCTGGTGCTGTGGGATTTCTCACCAAACCCATTCGCAGTGCTCATCTCTTTGAAGCTATCGAGAAACACACCAGTTGCTAA
- a CDS encoding MFS transporter, giving the protein MLQDGTTSLTAGDELGYLDKIRLFQKDAKLYIFSRVASTLGYGISNVIFNLYMIEVGFGEDFLGFFLSISMFATAGIAIAAGMITDRRSRKRILLAASFVSFLSTAIRYTAIQPYILLFSQVMLGFSQAFTQVAMSPYVSDVSTEKERAHLFGFSGGMSLLAVLGGNILGGYIPGVLRGLGIAIDLLWSYRLTLWVSLIPIAISSLALLPMTPDEPQESEQRLGFANVRNWDFIGKYTITTSTIGLGAGVIVLYFNLYFSSVFQVDEATIGLIFAINTILLSVGQFSAPALADRIGKVKTVIVTEALSIPFLLMLGWAPVLYIGVIAYVSRTVLMNMAGPVSNAFFMEGLTKKERATAVGITRTGDSFVRGVAAIIGGWLLARGLYRVPYLLVSGLYLLGVLFFYTFFRGKEKELSAMRKAKIKREKEAPEAPDVT; this is encoded by the coding sequence ATTTTGCAGGACGGTACCACGAGCTTGACAGCTGGCGACGAACTGGGGTACTTGGACAAAATTAGGCTTTTTCAGAAAGATGCCAAACTATACATTTTTTCTCGGGTTGCAAGCACTCTTGGTTACGGAATCAGCAATGTAATCTTTAATCTCTATATGATTGAAGTGGGTTTTGGTGAAGACTTTCTTGGCTTCTTTCTATCCATATCAATGTTCGCGACGGCTGGTATAGCAATAGCTGCTGGAATGATTACAGACCGGAGGAGCAGAAAACGCATTTTGCTCGCCGCAAGTTTCGTTTCATTCCTTTCTACAGCAATTCGCTATACTGCGATTCAACCGTATATTCTCCTCTTCTCTCAAGTGATGTTAGGCTTCTCCCAAGCGTTCACTCAAGTTGCGATGTCACCCTACGTAAGTGATGTGTCAACGGAAAAAGAACGAGCCCATCTATTCGGGTTCAGTGGCGGAATGTCATTGCTTGCAGTACTTGGAGGCAATATCTTGGGTGGGTATATTCCGGGAGTCTTGAGAGGCTTGGGAATTGCAATCGATCTCCTCTGGTCCTATCGTCTCACCTTGTGGGTTAGCCTCATTCCAATTGCCATATCCAGTCTTGCTCTTCTACCGATGACGCCTGATGAACCGCAAGAATCTGAGCAGAGGCTTGGCTTTGCTAACGTTCGAAATTGGGATTTCATTGGAAAATACACAATCACTACTAGTACAATTGGCCTTGGCGCAGGCGTGATTGTCCTTTATTTCAACTTGTACTTCAGTTCGGTTTTCCAAGTTGATGAAGCTACAATCGGGCTAATCTTTGCTATCAATACAATCTTGCTGTCTGTAGGACAATTCTCAGCACCAGCCTTGGCAGATAGAATAGGAAAGGTGAAGACGGTAATTGTAACCGAAGCACTATCTATTCCCTTCTTACTCATGCTGGGGTGGGCACCAGTTCTGTACATCGGTGTCATAGCCTATGTATCACGTACTGTGCTGATGAATATGGCTGGCCCCGTTAGCAACGCGTTTTTCATGGAAGGTTTAACCAAGAAGGAACGAGCTACTGCAGTAGGCATAACACGCACAGGAGACTCTTTTGTAAGGGGGGTCGCTGCCATAATCGGGGGATGGCTGCTAGCTCGGGGGCTTTATCGAGTTCCCTATCTATTGGTATCTGGTCTATATCTGCTTGGTGTCCTATTCTTCTACACTTTCTTCAGAGGTAAGGAGAAGGAACTTAGCGCAATGCGTAAGGCTAAAATCAAACGTGAGAAAGAGGCTCCAGAGGCACCGGATGTAACCTGA
- a CDS encoding aminotransferase class I/II-fold pyridoxal phosphate-dependent enzyme, producing the protein MSPIDLRSDTITEPTDDMIQAIVQAHETGRLGDDVIGEDEVVNELQEKAAKILGKEDALLVTSGTQGNVISLLGQTTRGGEVIVEENSHTFLFEAGAMSSLGGLFPKPVEGNRGYIEPETLEGAIRPDDPHYPESQLVVIENTHNYAGGVVVTPERVDALTEVAHEHSLKVHCDGARLFNAAVALGIPAKNLVDTVDSVQICLSKGLSAPVGSIIAGSEEFIHEAVRIRKRLGGGMRQAGIIAAPGLIAIEKMVDRLEDDHKNARFLYDRLSEIPNLEVTEPDTNIIFVDISAYDMNSMEFSKELEKEGILVYGGYGSRVRFVTNRMVDRADMIKTANAIESILS; encoded by the coding sequence ATGTCACCAATTGATCTTCGCAGCGATACGATTACTGAGCCAACTGATGACATGATTCAGGCAATCGTTCAGGCTCACGAAACAGGAAGGCTTGGAGATGATGTGATTGGCGAGGATGAAGTGGTAAATGAACTCCAAGAAAAAGCCGCCAAAATTCTTGGAAAAGAAGACGCATTGCTCGTCACTTCAGGCACACAAGGAAATGTGATATCACTTCTTGGACAGACAACTCGGGGGGGCGAAGTAATTGTTGAAGAGAACAGCCATACGTTTCTCTTTGAGGCGGGAGCTATGTCATCTCTTGGCGGCTTATTCCCCAAACCAGTGGAGGGGAATAGAGGATACATTGAACCAGAAACACTAGAAGGGGCAATTAGGCCAGATGATCCTCACTATCCTGAAAGCCAGTTGGTTGTAATAGAAAATACACACAATTATGCTGGGGGCGTGGTTGTGACCCCTGAGCGGGTTGATGCCCTCACTGAAGTTGCACATGAACACTCATTGAAGGTTCATTGTGACGGTGCTAGACTATTCAACGCAGCAGTAGCACTTGGAATCCCTGCAAAGAATCTTGTAGATACAGTAGATAGCGTTCAAATCTGCTTGAGTAAGGGGCTATCAGCACCTGTTGGCTCAATCATAGCTGGATCCGAGGAATTCATCCATGAAGCAGTAAGAATCAGGAAGCGTTTGGGAGGAGGAATGAGGCAAGCGGGAATCATAGCAGCTCCTGGACTTATTGCCATCGAGAAGATGGTTGATAGATTAGAGGATGATCATAAGAACGCGAGGTTTCTCTATGACAGACTGTCAGAAATTCCAAATCTAGAGGTAACTGAACCTGACACGAACATAATATTCGTCGATATCAGTGCGTACGATATGAATTCGATGGAATTCTCCAAAGAATTGGAAAAAGAGGGTATTCTTGTCTACGGGGGGTATGGATCCAGAGTGCGATTTGTAACCAACAGGATGGTAGACAGAGCAGACATGATAAAGACAGCTAATGCTATCGAATCTATTTTAAGCTAG
- a CDS encoding tetratricopeptide repeat protein: MRCYRLSDEIPVTHYDYYRIAKSYEEKGEFEEALEAYQKAIDMNEEYAHAWFYKGLLHTKLKEYEAAVCCAEKALELEPSWKKHVNKILDTAGKSP, encoded by the coding sequence ATGAGGTGTTATAGGTTGTCGGATGAGATTCCAGTAACCCATTACGACTACTATAGAATAGCCAAAAGCTATGAAGAGAAGGGAGAATTCGAAGAAGCATTAGAGGCCTATCAGAAGGCCATCGATATGAATGAAGAGTATGCCCATGCTTGGTTCTACAAAGGTCTCCTTCACACGAAGCTGAAAGAGTATGAAGCTGCTGTATGTTGTGCTGAGAAGGCACTAGAACTTGAGCCAAGCTGGAAAAAGCATGTCAATAAAATACTAGATACTGCAGGAAAAAGCCCGTAA
- the mce gene encoding methylmalonyl-CoA epimerase, with protein MRPEKIDHIGIAVNSIADLIPYYRDTLGMNYLGSEEVSDQGVRVAFFEIGESRIELLEPTTDESPVAKFLAKRGSGMHHIAIQVDDIDSAIDELLADETRMIDHEARLGAHGTKIAFVHPKSTGGVLLELCEHEG; from the coding sequence ATGAGACCAGAGAAAATAGATCATATTGGAATTGCTGTGAACAGCATAGCCGATTTAATCCCCTATTATCGAGATACCCTTGGAATGAACTACCTTGGCTCAGAAGAGGTTTCTGATCAAGGAGTACGAGTAGCTTTCTTTGAGATTGGTGAGAGCCGAATAGAGCTCCTTGAACCCACCACTGACGAAAGTCCCGTTGCCAAATTCCTTGCCAAGCGTGGATCTGGTATGCATCATATAGCTATTCAGGTAGATGATATCGATAGTGCTATTGACGAATTGCTTGCAGATGAAACAAGAATGATTGATCATGAAGCACGACTAGGGGCACATGGCACGAAGATAGCGTTCGTACATCCAAAATCAACTGGTGGCGTTCTTCTCGAACTATGTGAACATGAAGGGTAA